The genomic DNA AAAGATATCTTAGAAATTTTAAGCAAATTTGGTATAAAGCCAGAGCAAATTTATATCCAAAGTGAAAATTTAAAATTCCACAGGCAGCTAGCTTCAAAGCTCCTCATTGACAAAAAGGCCTTTGCTTGCTTTTGCACCGAAGAAGAGCTCGAGGCAAAAAAACAAAAAGCAAAAGAGCAAGGTGTGGCATATAGATACGACGGCACCTGCGAGAGATTAAGTGACGCCGAAGTTTTAAACTGCGAGAAGCCATTTGTCATCCGCATGAAAAAACCAACACGCACGATGAGTTTTACAGATGCGATCAAAGGCGAGCTAAGCTTCGAGCCAGACGCTGTTGATAGCTTTGTCATCATGAGAGCAGACAAGACTCCAACTTACAACTTCGCCTGCGCGGTTGATGATATGCTTGAGGGCGTGACCTTTGTCATACGTGGCGAGGATCACGTGAGCAATACACCAAAGCAAGACCTCATACGCGAGGGTCTTGGCTACACCGGTAAGATGAATTACGCTCATTTGCCTATACTTTTAAATATTGAAGGTAAAAAAATGAGCAAGCGCGAGAACGAATCAAGTGTAAAATGGCTCTTTGAGCAGGGATTTTTACCTGAGGCGATCGCAAACTATTTGATACTTCTTGGCAACAAAACTCCGACTGAAATTTTTACCATCGAAGAGGCGGTGAAGTGGTTTGATATAACCAAAATTTCACGCTCGCCGGCTAGATTTGACGTAAAAAAACTCGAGCAGATAAATAGAGAACACATCAAGCTTGCTTCAAAAGAGCGTATAAAAGAAATTTTTGGCGTAGATGAAAATTTGGCTGAGTTAGTTAAATTTTACACTCAAGAAAGCTCACTAGTACCTGAGATAAAAGCAAAAGTAGAAGCTATATACTCACCAAAAATGGCTCCAGATGAGTACAAAAATGAATTTGAGATCATCAAAAAAGCAGCTCGTAATTTAAAAGCGTGCGAAACATTTGATGAGTTTAAAAAAGAGCTTATGAGCGCTACAAATTTAAAAGGTAAAAACTTTTTTATGCCACTACGTGCGCTTCTTACGAACGACCTTCACGGTCCTGAGCTAAGCGAGCTCTATCCTCTTATCAAAGATGATCTCGCGAAAATTTTAATCTAGGAGCAAAAATGATACTTTCCACCCTATTTTCAGCGATCGCAAACATTTTGCACCTTATTATCACGGTCTATACTTGGGTTATCATCGCAGCAGCTCTGATTAGCTGGGTCAGACCTGATCTTGGCTCGCCAGTCGTGCAGCTACTTTATAGGCTAACTGAGCCGGTTTATAGCTTTATTAGGCGCTACATAAAAACAAATTTTAGTGGTATCGACTTTACTCCGCTTATTGTGCTTTTAGCACTTCAATTTTTAGATCAATTTTTAATAAGGCTTTTATTTGGTTTTGCTGCGTCACTTTAGTATTCTCTCTCTTGCCTGTGTTGCTCTTTTGGCTAAAATTTATACCTACGAAGAGCTAAAAAACGAGCCAAAAAGTCTAGCAAAAGACTACTACATCAACCGTCTTATTAACGAGGGTAGTTACACAAAAGAGCAGATCGCAGATCTTTCGCGTGATGTGTTTAGAAAAGCAGGCCTTGTTCAAAAATCAATCGATAAAATTTTACCTCCAAAAGCGGCTCCTAGCAAATGTCCTGGTGTAAATGCAAAAAATATCACCCAGGCAAATCTAATCTGCCAAAATTTTCTAACATCTATTGCTTTTAGCTTAAAGCTTGATAATCACACTCGTGAAATTTTAGCAGCTAATCTTGCAAAGACAAATCCAGAAAAATCAAAAATTTTACTCGCATTAAATGAAACAAATCCGGCTAAAGCTTTTGCAAATTTAAACGATACAAAGAGCTTTTTAGAGCTATTTAACGCCTCTAGCCCGCAAAATAAAAGTACACTTTTTAGTGAAAGCTTTGATGCAAATTTCATGACCAAGCTCTACTCACAAAAGGGCTTTACAAATTTATTAAACGATATTGTTTTTAATAAAAAATATGAAGGCTTTAGAAGAAATTTACTAAGTATTGATCCAGCTGTCACCGAAAAAAGTGATGCTTTTACGCTTGGAATAAATGCGATTTTACTAGGACAAGACGATATCGCCTTTAGCCTTTTTGCAAGAGCCAAGAGCACATTTGAAAGAGCTTGGCAAAGGGATAATGCGACCTTTTGGCAGTACCAGATAAGCAAAAACGAAAGCTTTTTAAAAGAGCTAGGTGCCAGCAAGGATGCAAATATCTACTCGCTTTACGCAAGAGATTTGATCGGTGGCGAACCACTTGAAGTCATCGTGCCAAGGCCTAATAAGCAAAATATCGAAAATTTTGACGTAAGCGATCCGTTTTTATGGAACAAAACTGCAGCCCTTGCAAAGGATATGAATGCCACGCAAGCAAGCGAATTTGCGAAGAAATTTTATACAAACGAAAGTATCGGTGCCTATGCATACTTCATGCAAAAGGCGCATGGCTGGGAGAAGCAATACTTCTTAATGCCAAGCTCTCCTGAGCTTGAGGGCATCAGCAACGAGAGAAAGTCAATGATCTACGCTCTGGCTAGACAAGAGAGTCTCTTTATCCCAAGCGTAGTTTCTACTTCATATGCCCTTGGAATGATGCAGTTTATGCCATTTCTTGCAAATGCGATCGGCAAAAAAGAGCTAAAAATTCCAAATTTTGACCAGGACGATCTTTTTAAAACTGATGTTGCCTTTAAATTTGCAAATCACCACCTAAACTATCTTGATAAATTTCTCTATCATCCGCTCTTTACCGCATACGCGTACAACGGCGGTATTGGCTTTACTAAAAAGCTTATCACAAGAGATGATATGTTTAAAGAGGGAAAATTTGAGCCATTTTTGTCGATCGAGCTTGTCCCAGTCGGAGAAACTAGAAACTACGGCAAAAAGGTGCTTGCCAACTACGTGATCTATATGGCGCTTACTGGTTCCAATATAAAGATTTCGCAACTTTTCGAAAATTTAACAAAACCGGCTTTGACTGATAAATTTCGAAACTAAGAGTGAGATCATCGCTTTGCTTACTTGGTGCGGTCACTTCATAATAGAGCGCCCAAGGCATCGAAAATCCAGCAAATTTTAGCATCTTATCATTTTCATCAAGCAGCCTTGCATTTGTGGCATTTGAGTCGTTATTTACCTTGATATTTTTTAGCTCACTAGCGTGCTCTTTTGGATTTATAGCCACCAAAAAGTGCTCTTTGTTCTGGTCTAAATTTGAATTGTAGATCGGATTTAAATAGGTAGCAATGATGAGCGTCCTGTCAGCACCATCAATAATCTCACTTTTGCTCGTGTAAGCTAGAAGCTCATTTTTTAATGGCTCGTGTACAATCACCTTGTGCTCAGCACAACCAAATATCATCAAAATCAGTACAAAAAAAGATATAAATTTACTCATAAGAACTCTTAAATTTTTAAAATTTCTTGCATTTTAGCATTTTAATTTTTAAATTTCACTCATAAATTTTAAAGCCAACATAAGCTATAATCGCAGGAAATTTTAATAAAAAAGGCTCTTATGAAAAGACTTGCTATCGCTTTTTCTGGCCCTTCAAATAGCGGAAAAACGACTCTTATTTTAAAAGTTGCAAAGAAATTTATAGACGATGGTTTGAAAGTCGCGATAGTAAAACACGACCCTGGCGATAAGGCAAGGTTTGATGTCGAGGGTAAGGATAGCTTTAAATTTTCTCAAACTGGGGCTGATGTTGTCGTAATGAGCCCAACTAGAACAACTTATTTTTCACAAAATCCACAAGAAATTAGTGACGTCATTAAAATGCTCGGCGAGTTTGACATGCTCTTAGTCGAGGGGCTAAAGACTCTGCCGCTACCAAGACTAAGCGTTTTTAAAGGCGAGATCGACGAAGCTTATCTTAGTTTTTCAGATGCAATCGCCACTTATAAAGAACAAATTCCATACGAAATAACAAATCTCAATTTAGATGATACAAACGCCATTTGTGCGTGGATAATCAAAAATGCAAAGGCTGTATAATGCAAGAATTAAACCAAATTTTTAACACCATAAAAGAGATCGCAAAAGAGATAAGCGAAGTGATAAAATACGCCGATCTTGGCTACACAACCCACGAAAACGCTACTGGCGACACGCAACTAAAACTTGATGTCAAAAGCGACGAGATCATCACAGCTAAATTTAAGGAGCTTGCCTGCGTAAAAGCGCTAATTAGCGAGGAAAAAGAGGACGCTCTTGAGATAAATAAAAATGCTAAATTTATAATCGCTTACGATCCACTTGATGGCTCAAGCTTAGTTGATGTAAATTTCGCCGTTGGCTCAATCTTTGGCATCTACGAAGACGAGGTAAAACCAGAAAAATTAATAGCCGCAGCTTACAGCATATATGGCCCAAGGCTTGAGCTTGTAATTGCTGAGAAAAAGGGCGCTTTGCCTAAATTTTATAGACTTGGCAAAGATGGCGAGTTTAAATTTGTAAAAGAGCTTGAGCTAAAAGAAAAAGGCAAGCTAAATGCCACGGGAGCCACGCAAAAAGGCTGGAGCCAAACGCATAGAAATTTTATAAATGAGCTATTTAACGAGGGCTACAGACTAAGATACTCAGGTGCGATGGTGAGCGATCTGCATCAAATTTTACTAAAAGGTGGCGGTCTTTTTAGCTACCCAGCAACGAGCGATCATCCAAATGGCAAACTAAGAGTAGTCTTTGAAGTATTACCATTTGCCTTCATATATGAAAACGCAAAGGGTGCAACGACAAACGGCGAAAATCAAACACTTTTTGATATAAAAATAGAAAAAATTCACCAAACAACGCCATGCTTTTTTGGCTCACGTGATGAAATTTCACTTTTACATAAATTTTACGAGCAAAAATAATGCAAGAAGCACAAACAAACGAGCCACTTGACGCATTTGAGCTAGCCCTAAAGCAAAAGGCTAAAATCATGCAAGAGTGCCAAAGCCAAAAAGGGCAAAAAAGCTGCTTTAGCTGCGAAGTATTTTTTGACTGCGAGACAAGAAAAGAGTACGTAAATAGCTGCTACAACTCGATGTCAAAGGGCAATACTGGCAGTGATGGTGGATTTGATTTTTAAAATTAAAGGAAAGATATGAAAGAAAAAGCTTATATAACGACTCCAATATACTATGTAAACGACGTGCCACACATCGGTCACGCCTACACGACTATAATCGCTGATACGCTTGCTAGATTTAACCGCCTACAAGGCAAAGAGACTTACTTTATGACAGGTACAGACGAGCACGGACAAAAGATCGAGCAAGCAGCTCGTGCTAGAGGCAAGACTCCAAAAGAGTACGCCGACGAGATCAGCGCGAAATTTAGGTCACTTTGGGATGAATTTGAGATAAGCTACGATCATTTTATAAGAACGACCGACGAAGAGCACAAACAAACCGTGCAAAATGTCTTTGAAAAGATGCAAGCAAATGGCGACATTTACAAAGGCGAATATGAGGGATTTTACTGCGTTAGCTGCGAAACTTTTTTTAATCAAAGAGACCTGCTAGAAGACAATCACTGTCCAGACTGCGGCCGAGTGACATCTTTAGTCAAAGAAGAGAGCTACTTTTTCAAGCTTTCAAAATATGAAGATGCACTTTTAAAATGGTACGAAAATGACGAGCTTTGCGTTATCCCAAAGGGAAAGAAAAACGAGGTCGTAAGCTTTGTAAAAGGTGGACTAAAAGATCTTTCAGTAACTAGAACGAGCTTTGACTGGGGCATAAAGCTACCAAAGAGCGCAAACGATGAAAAGCACGTTATGTACGTCTGGCTTGACGCGCTTATAAACTACCTAACAACACTAGGATATTCAAGAGATGACGCTAGAATGGATCTTTGGCCATACACTACTCACATCGTTGGCAAGGATATTTTACGCTTCCACGCAGTTTACTGGCCGGCATTTTTGATGAGCCTTGGCTTGCCACTACCAAAACACGTAGCAGCTCACGGCTGGTGGACGATAAATGGTGAAAAAATGAGCAAAAGCAAGGGCAATGTCATTAACCCAAGAGAGGTCGCAAGCGCTTATGGACTTGAAAATTTCAGATACTTTTTACTTAGAGAAGTGCCGTTTGGACAAGATGGCGATTATAGCCAAAAAGCTTTGATCGAGCGCATAAACTCAGAACTTGGTAACGGTCTTGGCAACCTGCTAAGCCGAATAGTTGGCATGAGCGCAAAGTATAGCGACTATAAAATTGGCTCAAAAGATGTACTCAAATTTCACAAAGCTGAGCTTGACGAGGCAAAAGGCTATCTTGATGAGGCTATTAAAAATTTAGAAAATTTAGCTACAAACCGCTACTTAGAGGATCTTTGGAAGGTCGTAACTCTTGCAAATACAGCCGTTGCGAAGTATGAGCCATGGTCACTTGTAAAAGCTGGCAAAACTGACGAGGCAAACGCGCTTGTGGCACTTTGCGCAAATTTACTTGCAAAAGTGGCGATACTACTTAGCCCTGCTATGCCAAAAACTTGTGCTAAGATAGCTGACACGCTTGGCTTTAGCATAGACACAGTATCTTATGAAAGCCTTGTTTTGAAAAATGAAATTTCAAATTTTGTGGCAAAAGCTACCGAGCCACTTTTCCCAAGAATAGAAAAAGAGCTAATGAGCGAGGCAAATGAGCCAAAGGTTGAGGTAAAAGCTGAGCCAAAAGAGGATAAAAAAGAGGACGAGATCATTAGCATTGATGATTTTGCCAAGATAGTAATAAAAGTAGGCGAAGTGCTCGAGTGCGAGAGGGTCGAGGGCAGTGAGAAGCTGCTTAAATTTAAGATAGATCTTGGTGAAGATGAGCCGCGTCAAATTTTATCTGGTATCGCCAAATACTACGAGCCTAGCTCGCTTATCGGCAAACAAGTTTGCGTTTTAGCAAATTTAAAAGAGCGAACGATGATGAAAAAATATGTCTCTCAAGGCATGATTCTAAGCGCATCAGACAGCTCGCTAACGCTTCTTGGCACGCAGGGCAAGGTCAAAAATGGCGCGATCGTTGGTTAAATGACAATAGAAAATTTAACTCGTCTAATAAATGCCGAGGCTCTGAATGCACCGACGATAACTAGTGTAAGCGAGTTTGTTTTCGAGCTAAAGCATGTAAAACGTGGCTTTGCCTATATTTGCTTAAACGCAAACGATAGCGACATAGAAACAGCGATTAAACAAGGCGCATACGCCATAATTAGCGAAGATAATGTACCAATTATCGACAAAGAGATCGCTTTTTTGAAAGTTAGCAGTTTACAAACTGCCATGATAAAGCTTATGAGATTTGAGTCAACTCACAAAGATTTGAAATTTTGTGCTGTAAATCCTTATATAAATGACTTTTTAGAAAAATCAAAACTTGGCTCCAATGCACATGTCATGTCAAAAAACATAACTGAGTTTTTTAATCAAATTTTTCATGCAAAGGTCTTTGATATATTTTTTGGCGATGACATAAGGACACTCCAACGCATATCACCTCTTTTTGAGACTATTTACACAGACACGACGATGCACGAGATAAATCCAAGCTCGATCTTTTTTACAAATACAGTTTTTAAGCAAACTTACTATCAAAACTTAAACATACCACGAGTTTTTGCCGGTATGTTTTATGGACTTTTAAAATTTCTTGATAAAAATAAAATTTCATTTAAGCCTTATGAAGGTAGGATTAATGGGCACTTTGATCCGATTTTCATAGATAAAAATTTTTCTCCAACAAGCTTTGGAAATAGCTTTAGAGCCATAATCACCGAAAGCGATGAAGATCTATTTGTAAGTCAAAGTATATTTTTAAATAAAAAATTTAGCCCTGATGAGATAAAAATTTGCTTGCCTGAAGGTTCTTTATTAAAAGTGCAAAATGCTATTTATTTTAAAAATTTAGGCGAGATTAAAAAACTCAAAAACTTTGTTTACATATTGATCTTATGCCAAAAAGAAGAGCTTTTAGAAGAACTTCACAAAACTACCGAGGAAAATTCACTATTTTAATTTAGCTCTTTTTTATTTATTAGATCAATCAGCCTAACATCCTCACTTCTTACGATTAGGCTTTTGGGCAGCTCAAATTTATTGATAACATCGCACTCTTTTTGCCTCATTTCTCCATCATCTTTTTCATGATCGTAGCCCAATACGTGCAACAAGCCATGCGTAAAAAGTAGTGCAGTCTCAGCATCTTCGCTGTGATTTAGCTCATTTGCCTTTTGTTTTACCATATCTTTATTTATGACGATTGAACCAAGTGGTGCATGAATGACAAGCTCAAGTGGAAAACTTAAAACATCTGTAGTTTTATCGATACCTCGCTTGGATCTATTTAGCTCTCTCATTTCATCTTCATCTATAAACACCAGCTCAACTTCGCCTGGCGTCAAATATGAGCAAATTTCATCTAAAATTTCTGGATAACTCTCTTCGCAAAGTATCATTTTTGGCTTGTCCTTAGTAAAATTTTGTATAATTTTAGCAAATTTAAAAGGCAAAATATGAAAAAAGCGGTTTGTATAATGAGTGGTGGCATGGATAGTGCGCTTTGTGCTGTAATGGCAAAAAAGGCTGGTTATGAGATAGTGGCACTTCATTTTGACTACGGTCAAAGGACGATGAGGCGTGAGAAGCGTGCGTTTGACGAGATATGTGAGCGACTGGGCATTGTTAAAAAACTAAGCCTTGATGTTAGTTTCATAGCACAAATTGGTGGAAATTCGTTAACAGATACCAGCATGAAAATAAGAAAAGATGGGGTAGAAAAAGACGTGCCAAACACCTATGTACCTTTTAGGAATGGCGTGTTTATCTCTGTCGCTGCCGCACTTGCTGAAAAAGAAGGAGCAGAAGCTATTTATATCGGTGTCGTAGAAGAAGATAGCTCAGGATACCCGGACTGCAAAGAGAGCTTTATAAAAAGCATAAACGAAGCTATAAATTTAGGCACATCAGATGGCTTTTCTTGCCAGATCGTCACGCCTCTTGTAAATTTAAGCAAGGCTGACATTGTATTAAAATCGCTAGAGCTTGACTCACCGATAGAGCTAACCTGGAGCTGCTATGAGAGTGAGGACGAAGCATGTGGACTTTGTGATAGCTGCAGACTAAGGCTAAATGGCTTTAAAAAGGCAAACGTCACTGATAAAATCGTATATAAAAATCAAAAATTTTCCTTATGAGCCTCTAAAAGTAGCAAATTATTAAGCAAGGGTATTTAACTGATTTAAAGATATATCAACGCTTAAACTCTTGTTACCTACCAAAAATATAAATTCTCAGTCAACCTTGCCAAAATTTAATAAAGAGGATTAAAACTTAGTTGATAATTTTAGCCAAAACGCTCCAAGCACAAGGTAAAAATTTTAAATAAGTGGTCACTACCACGGCTTTTTAGTGATCTTATTTTTTCTTATTGTCTTGTTTCTTATTTTGATCGCTTTGGATTTTTTCTAAATTTATATATCCCATTTCAACGAGTTTATTATAAATTTGAGCGATTTTTGGCCCAGCCGCACTTCCGCCATGGCCACCATGCTCGATAACTATTGTGATGACATATTGCGGATCTTCATAAGGCGCATAAGTAGTCATCCATGCATGGGATCTTTGCAAATACGCCATATCCTCTTCTTTCATACGTTTCTTTTCAGTTTGAGAAATTCCAACAACCTGGGCAGTACCTGTCTTTGCGGCAACTTTAACTAGGCTTCCAATAAAATGCCTATTTGCCGTTCCTCTTGGGTGATTTGCCACTTCATACATTGCATGCCTAATGGCTGGTAACTGTGACTTCTCAAACGGAGTAAAAGCATCATCTGTTGGTGTAAAATCAACATCCTTGTCATCAATGCTCTTTAAAAAATGTGGAGTCACATTTAGCCCAGTTGCAAGGCCTGCTGTGTATTTTGCCACTTGCATAGGCGTGACCAAGAAATTTCCCTGCCCGATAGAAGTGATAAGGGTCTCACCTTGAAACCACGCTTTGCCATACTTCCTCATCTTCCACTCTCTACTTGGCAAAGTCCCCACAAACTCATTTGGCAAATCAACCTCGGTTTTTCTACCAAAACCCATACGTTCAAGTATCGGCACAATAGCGTCGATCCCTATCTTTTGACTACCTTTATAAAAATAATCATCACAGCTCTCTCTAATTGCCGTATTCATATTAACATTTCCATGTCCGTGAGAGTTCCAGCAGCGGAATTTACGCCCTCCAAGCTCATACGAGCCACTACAAAAAAAGCTATCGTATTTACTCATGCCATTATCCAAAAACGCAAGCGCCATACCCATTTTTACGACCGAACCTGGCGGATAAAGGCCGTTTATTAGCTTATTTGTAAAAGGATGATCGACGTTTTTTACAAGCTCTTCCCATTCAGGCTGAGAAATTCCAAGCACAAATGGATTTAGATCATACTCAGGAAAGCTTCCTGCTGCGATGATAGCACCGTCTTTTAGACTCATGACTATGACGCTTCCTGCATCTTTGCCAAAGACATCAGCCACAAACTGCTGAAGCTCAAGATCGACTGCAAGCTTGATATTTTGACTTTGTGGTGCTTGATAGTTTATCTGTTCGATCTCTTCATTTAAGGCATTTACCTTTATCTTTTTAAAACCCTGAATTCCTTGTAGGATCGGATTATAAAACCGCTCCACGCCACTTCTTCCGATGTAATTTGTAAGCTTTGTCAAAGGATCATTATCCATATCTTTTTGATTTGCCCTACCAACGTAGCCGATAATGTGAGAAGCCAGATCGTTATACGGATAGTGGCGTTTTGAAGCGGGCCTTATCTCTAAATTTTCACGCAAAGAAAGTGATGCAAAAAATGGCAAAAATTTATCATAATCAATAAATTCGACCACATTTATAAAATCTTGGTTATAAGCTGAGTCGTTTTTTATGTATTCATTTTTAAGCTTTGTAACATTTAGATCGCTAAATAGTGAGCTAATGTAAGCTAGCTCATCATCTAAAATTTTTACCTTTTTATTAGCACTTAAATGAGGTCTAATGGATACTGAAAAACCAAGACGATTAACAGCCATTGGCTTATCATGTACGTCAAAAATGATACCCCTAACTGGCGGAATATAAATAGTTTTTATCGCGTTTTGTTCTGCAATTTCGTTGTAGTAAGTATTTGAGTTTATGCTTAGGTGATAAATTCGTCCCAAAAGTATAATCCAAAAAAGAGCGATCACACTAAAGACGATGCGCATCCTCATAGCACTTTATCCCTAAAAAGAACGATAGCAAGGATACATTCAAATGCTATAAAAAATAGATATTCAGTCGAAAATGCTAAATTTTGCTCATTTAAAACATAAGCAAATAGGTTATTTACAAGAAAAGTCAAGACGTATCCAGCTGCTACAAAGATGATAAGTAGGCAATTTCGCCACTTCATCGTGGTATATAGCCAGTCTAGAATAAAATTATAAAAAAGCAAAAATGCAATAATCGTTGAAAAAAGATAAAATCCATGAATTTGCTCAGCAAATATTATAAAAATTATCGCAAAGTACCAATTAAGCTTAAACTCATCGTATTGCTTTTGTTTTCTTGAATACTCCAAAATCATATAAGTAAAAAAAATGCCAATGAGTGGCGGCAAAAAGCCAAATTGCGTAGTTGCAATCTCATATGAGAATAAAAAAACAGCCCACCAAAATTCTTTAAAAATTTTAATATCTAAGCTGCTTATGGTTTGCATTTTATCTACCAAGAGCGTTATTTATGATGGCTTCTCTAGCCTTTTCGATACCGCTTTTATTAAGAATTGAGACCAAGATGCCGCTCGGATCAAATTTCATTACCGCACTCTTTTGGCTTTGATTTAGCTTATCGCTTTTTGTATATAAATTTAAAATTTTCTGGTCAGCTCTTAAAAAGCTTTTTAGGTAAGAATCCACGTTCACGTCAATGTCTAAGTCAAAATGCCTAGCGTCAATTAGATGTATAAAAAGTCTAATGTCGCTTCTAAATTTCAAAAACTCATCTAAATTTTTACGCCATTCATCATGCTTTGACTTTGCCACTTTTGCATAGCCAAAGCCTGGCAAATCAACCAAAATGAGCTTAAATTTATCTTTTTCGCCCACTTCTTTTTCCTCACAAAACTCGGCCTCAAAAAAATTTATAAGCTGAGTTTTGCCAGGAGTCGATGAGCTCTTGGCTAGATTTTTTTGATTTACAAGTGTATTTATGAGGCTGCTTTTACCAACATTTGATCTGCCTAAAAAGACAACTTCGCTTGTTACGAAGCTTGGAGCCTCTTTTATACTTGGACTTGATGTGATAAATTTAGCACCTAGTGGCCTTATCACTTATCTTTTTCCTCTACCTGAAAGATAAACTTAACAGGCTTTTTCTCATCACTATTTACACTATATGTGCCATCTTTTTGATTAACAACTATCTTTTCACCATAAACATTCTTATCAGTTTCTACCTCATGCAAATAGCCATTTCCACTAACAGTATAGATCTGTTTTGCTGGCTCGTATATAAGAGTATTGCCTTTGCCATCATAGTGCTTATCTTTTATAAAAATTTTAGCTCTTGCATTGCCAGTGGCCACATATTTTATAGGCTGGCGTTTTTTGTCAAAATAGACAACCACCTTATCTGCCTTAAGCTCATCAAATGAGCCCTTTTTGATATTTACATTACCTATAAATTCACTAGTTTGCTTATTCTCATCTGCAAAAAAATCATTTGATGTGATTTCAACTTGCTCTGCATTTAAAAATGTAAAACCCAATATCACCGCTAAAATCGCTGATTTTCTTCTACCCATGCCCTTAACCCTTTTACCTGCGTTTGTTTTTTAGCAAGATCATAGCTTCCACTCTCACCCAGTGCCTTATCATTATTTCTTATGAGCGTGAAATTTGCTTCAGATCTTACTATCTTTGTTTTTGTTCCATATATCACTTCGTCACTTATAAATCTCAAACTATCGTTGTTTTCATAGTTCGCATTCTTTTGAAAGATAATTTCGTCATTTTGTGAGATTGCTTTGTCTGAGCTTAAAAAATGTTTTAAATTTCCTCTTAAAATTTTTGCTTTAAAACTCAAAAATTCATCTTTATCATTGTATCTATTTAGCTCATCAGCCTCGTAGACTCCGCTTATTTTCGTGGAATTTATCTCATAATCTATCACATCATTTATCTGCATATTTGATATCTTTGTGTCGATCTTTAAAACATTTGCAAGGTATGGATCTTGAGCTGCCAAAAATATCATCACGACACTAAAAATAGCCACGACGAAGTAGAA from Campylobacter concisus includes the following:
- the ybeY gene encoding rRNA maturation RNase YbeY; the protein is MILCEESYPEILDEICSYLTPGEVELVFIDEDEMRELNRSKRGIDKTTDVLSFPLELVIHAPLGSIVINKDMVKQKANELNHSEDAETALLFTHGLLHVLGYDHEKDDGEMRQKECDVINKFELPKSLIVRSEDVRLIDLINKKELN
- the queC gene encoding 7-cyano-7-deazaguanine synthase QueC; its protein translation is MYNFSKFKRQNMKKAVCIMSGGMDSALCAVMAKKAGYEIVALHFDYGQRTMRREKRAFDEICERLGIVKKLSLDVSFIAQIGGNSLTDTSMKIRKDGVEKDVPNTYVPFRNGVFISVAAALAEKEGAEAIYIGVVEEDSSGYPDCKESFIKSINEAINLGTSDGFSCQIVTPLVNLSKADIVLKSLELDSPIELTWSCYESEDEACGLCDSCRLRLNGFKKANVTDKIVYKNQKFSL
- the yihA gene encoding ribosome biogenesis GTP-binding protein YihA/YsxC, coding for MIRPLGAKFITSSPSIKEAPSFVTSEVVFLGRSNVGKSSLINTLVNQKNLAKSSSTPGKTQLINFFEAEFCEEKEVGEKDKFKLILVDLPGFGYAKVAKSKHDEWRKNLDEFLKFRSDIRLFIHLIDARHFDLDIDVNVDSYLKSFLRADQKILNLYTKSDKLNQSQKSAVMKFDPSGILVSILNKSGIEKAREAIINNALGR
- a CDS encoding ferrochelatase; amino-acid sequence: MTIENLTRLINAEALNAPTITSVSEFVFELKHVKRGFAYICLNANDSDIETAIKQGAYAIISEDNVPIIDKEIAFLKVSSLQTAMIKLMRFESTHKDLKFCAVNPYINDFLEKSKLGSNAHVMSKNITEFFNQIFHAKVFDIFFGDDIRTLQRISPLFETIYTDTTMHEINPSSIFFTNTVFKQTYYQNLNIPRVFAGMFYGLLKFLDKNKISFKPYEGRINGHFDPIFIDKNFSPTSFGNSFRAIITESDEDLFVSQSIFLNKKFSPDEIKICLPEGSLLKVQNAIYFKNLGEIKKLKNFVYILILCQKEELLEELHKTTEENSLF
- a CDS encoding LPS export ABC transporter periplasmic protein LptC, which produces MVVKIFYFVVAIFSVVMIFLAAQDPYLANVLKIDTKISNMQINDVIDYEINSTKISGVYEADELNRYNDKDEFLSFKAKILRGNLKHFLSSDKAISQNDEIIFQKNANYENNDSLRFISDEVIYGTKTKIVRSEANFTLIRNNDKALGESGSYDLAKKQTQVKGLRAWVEENQRF
- the lptA gene encoding lipopolysaccharide transport periplasmic protein LptA, whose translation is MGRRKSAILAVILGFTFLNAEQVEITSNDFFADENKQTSEFIGNVNIKKGSFDELKADKVVVYFDKKRQPIKYVATGNARAKIFIKDKHYDGKGNTLIYEPAKQIYTVSGNGYLHEVETDKNVYGEKIVVNQKDGTYSVNSDEKKPVKFIFQVEEKDK
- the mrdA gene encoding penicillin-binding protein 2, encoding MRMRIVFSVIALFWIILLGRIYHLSINSNTYYNEIAEQNAIKTIYIPPVRGIIFDVHDKPMAVNRLGFSVSIRPHLSANKKVKILDDELAYISSLFSDLNVTKLKNEYIKNDSAYNQDFINVVEFIDYDKFLPFFASLSLRENLEIRPASKRHYPYNDLASHIIGYVGRANQKDMDNDPLTKLTNYIGRSGVERFYNPILQGIQGFKKIKVNALNEEIEQINYQAPQSQNIKLAVDLELQQFVADVFGKDAGSVIVMSLKDGAIIAAGSFPEYDLNPFVLGISQPEWEELVKNVDHPFTNKLINGLYPPGSVVKMGMALAFLDNGMSKYDSFFCSGSYELGGRKFRCWNSHGHGNVNMNTAIRESCDDYFYKGSQKIGIDAIVPILERMGFGRKTEVDLPNEFVGTLPSREWKMRKYGKAWFQGETLITSIGQGNFLVTPMQVAKYTAGLATGLNVTPHFLKSIDDKDVDFTPTDDAFTPFEKSQLPAIRHAMYEVANHPRGTANRHFIGSLVKVAAKTGTAQVVGISQTEKKRMKEEDMAYLQRSHAWMTTYAPYEDPQYVITIVIEHGGHGGSAAGPKIAQIYNKLVEMGYINLEKIQSDQNKKQDNKKK